The following coding sequences lie in one Klebsiella huaxiensis genomic window:
- the dapF gene encoding diaminopimelate epimerase yields MQFSKMHGLGNDFMVVDAVTQNVFFSPDLIRRLADRHLGVGFDQLLVVEPPYDPELDFHYRIFNADGSEVAQCGNGARCFARFVRLKGLTNKRDIRVSTSNGRMVLSVTEDDLVRVNMGEPNFEPSQVPFRANKAEKTYIMRAAEQTVLCGVVSMGNPHCVIQVDDVETALVESLGPVMENHERFPERANIGFMQVVSRSHIRLRVYERGAGETQACGSGACAAAAVGIQQGLLGEEVRVELPGGRLDIAWKGPGQPLYMTGPAAHVYDGFIHL; encoded by the coding sequence ATGCAGTTTTCTAAAATGCATGGCCTTGGCAACGACTTTATGGTCGTTGACGCGGTAACGCAGAATGTTTTTTTCTCACCGGATCTGATTCGCCGCCTGGCGGATCGGCACCTTGGCGTGGGTTTCGATCAGCTGCTGGTGGTTGAACCGCCTTACGATCCCGAACTCGATTTCCATTATCGTATTTTCAACGCTGACGGCAGCGAGGTGGCGCAGTGCGGCAACGGTGCGCGCTGTTTCGCCCGCTTTGTACGCCTGAAAGGCCTGACCAATAAACGTGACATCCGCGTGAGCACGTCAAACGGTCGTATGGTATTAAGCGTAACGGAAGACGACCTGGTGCGCGTGAATATGGGTGAGCCGAACTTCGAGCCATCGCAGGTGCCGTTCCGCGCCAACAAAGCGGAAAAGACCTATATTATGCGCGCTGCTGAACAGACAGTATTGTGCGGCGTGGTGTCGATGGGTAACCCGCACTGCGTTATTCAGGTCGATGACGTGGAAACCGCGCTGGTGGAATCGCTCGGCCCGGTGATGGAAAACCACGAACGCTTCCCGGAGCGGGCGAACATCGGTTTTATGCAGGTGGTCAGCCGTTCCCATATTCGTCTGCGCGTGTATGAACGCGGCGCGGGCGAAACGCAGGCTTGCGGAAGCGGCGCCTGTGCGGCGGCGGCAGTCGGTATCCAGCAGGGATTACTGGGCGAAGAGGTCCGCGTGGAACTACCCGGCGGGCGTCTTGATATCGCCTGGAAAGGCCCGGGCCAACCGTTGTATATGACTGGCCCGGCGGCACATGTCTATGACGGATTTATTCATTTATGA
- the cyaY gene encoding iron donor protein CyaY, protein MNDSEFHRLADTLWMTIEERLDDWDGDSDIDCEINGGVLTISFENGSKIIINRQEPLHQVWLAAKQGGYHFDLKGDEWICDRSGETFWDLLEQAATNQAGEEVSFR, encoded by the coding sequence ATGAACGACAGTGAATTCCATCGCCTGGCCGATACCCTGTGGATGACCATCGAAGAACGTCTGGATGACTGGGACGGCGACAGCGATATCGACTGTGAAATCAACGGCGGCGTACTGACCATCAGTTTTGAAAACGGCAGCAAAATCATTATTAACCGTCAGGAGCCACTGCACCAGGTGTGGCTGGCAGCCAAGCAAGGCGGCTATCATTTCGATCTAAAAGGCGATGAGTGGATTTGCGACCGCAGCGGCGAAACCTTCTGGGATCTACTGGAACAGGCGGCAACGAATCAGGCCGGTGAAGAAGTGAGTTTTCGTTAA
- the ysgD gene encoding YsgD/CorL family protein: MDTPSRCWLNFLSIRNNS; this comes from the coding sequence TTGGACACACCCAGTAGATGCTGGCTCAACTTCCTGTCCATCAGGAACAACTCCTAA
- a CDS encoding DUF484 domain-containing protein — protein MKHIGEEQQELASELNDRAVVDYLLQHPEFFIRNAALVEHMSVPHPVRGSVSLVEWHMARARNHINVLEENMTLLMEQATANESLFQRLFHLQTRLASADSLDEMLNRFHRWARELGLAGATVRLFPDCWRLGAPSKFTHLALSRQAFEPIRIQRLGQQRHYLGSLNGPELLVALPEAKAIGSVAMSLLGGDDAPGVMFFSSRDPQHYQQGQGTQLLQEIASMLPGLLERWIERA, from the coding sequence ATGAAACACATCGGGGAAGAACAGCAGGAACTCGCCAGCGAGCTGAACGATCGCGCAGTGGTGGACTATCTGTTGCAACATCCTGAATTCTTTATTCGTAATGCGGCTCTGGTGGAACACATGTCGGTTCCGCATCCGGTGCGTGGTTCGGTATCGCTGGTGGAATGGCACATGGCGCGGGCGCGGAATCATATCAACGTGCTGGAAGAGAACATGACGCTACTGATGGAGCAGGCAACGGCTAACGAAAGCCTGTTTCAGCGTTTGTTTCATCTGCAAACGCGGCTGGCGTCGGCTGATAGCCTCGATGAAATGCTGAATCGCTTTCATCGTTGGGCGCGTGAGCTGGGGCTGGCGGGGGCGACGGTGCGCCTGTTTCCTGACTGTTGGCGGCTCGGCGCGCCCTCCAAATTCACTCATCTGGCGCTGAGTCGCCAGGCGTTTGAACCTATCCGCATTCAGCGTCTTGGGCAGCAACGCCATTATCTTGGCTCATTAAACGGCCCGGAACTGCTGGTCGCGCTGCCGGAAGCGAAAGCCATCGGTTCGGTCGCAATGTCGCTGCTCGGCGGCGATGATGCTCCCGGCGTCATGTTCTTCAGCAGTCGCGATCCCCAACATTATCAGCAAGGGCAGGGAACGCAGCTATTGCAGGAGATTGCTTCGATGCTCCCCGGATTGCTGGAGCGCTGGATTGAGCGAGCATGA
- the corA gene encoding magnesium/cobalt transporter CorA — protein MLSAFQLENNRLTRLEADEIKHLASSVWVDLVEPDDEERSRVQTELGQNLATRPELEDIEASARFFEDEDGLHIHSFFFFEDAEDHAGNSTVAFTIREGRLFTLRERELPAFRLYRMRVRNQSMVDGNAYELLLDLFETKIEQLADEIENIYSDLEKLSRVIMEGRQGDDYDEALSTLAEQEDIGWKVRLCLMDTQRALNFLVRKARLPAGQLEQAREILRDIESLLPHNESLFQKVNFLMQAAMGFINIEQNRIIKIFSVVSVVFLPPTLVASSYGMNFEFMPELHWSFGYPGAIVFMMLAGLAPYLYFKRKNWL, from the coding sequence ATGCTGAGCGCATTTCAACTGGAAAATAATCGTTTAACGCGTCTGGAAGCCGATGAGATCAAGCACCTCGCCAGTTCGGTGTGGGTCGATCTGGTCGAGCCTGACGATGAAGAACGAAGCCGCGTGCAAACGGAATTGGGCCAGAACCTGGCAACGCGCCCGGAACTGGAAGACATCGAAGCGTCAGCACGTTTCTTTGAAGATGAAGACGGTTTACACATCCACTCATTTTTCTTTTTTGAAGATGCAGAGGATCACGCCGGTAACTCGACCGTGGCGTTTACTATCCGCGAAGGGCGTCTGTTCACCCTGCGCGAGCGGGAGCTGCCCGCTTTTCGCCTGTATCGTATGCGCGTTCGCAACCAGTCGATGGTTGATGGTAATGCCTACGAGCTGCTGCTTGACCTGTTCGAAACCAAAATCGAACAGCTGGCGGATGAAATTGAAAACATCTACAGCGACCTGGAAAAACTCAGCCGGGTGATTATGGAAGGCCGTCAGGGCGATGATTACGATGAGGCGCTCTCTACCCTCGCTGAGCAGGAAGATATCGGCTGGAAAGTTCGCCTGTGTCTGATGGATACCCAGCGCGCGCTCAACTTCCTCGTGCGTAAGGCGCGTTTACCGGCGGGCCAGTTGGAGCAGGCGCGTGAGATCCTACGCGATATCGAATCCCTGCTGCCGCACAACGAATCACTGTTCCAGAAAGTTAACTTCCTGATGCAGGCGGCGATGGGTTTTATCAACATCGAGCAGAACCGCATCATCAAGATCTTCTCGGTGGTTTCCGTGGTCTTTCTGCCGCCGACGCTGGTGGCTTCCAGCTATGGGATGAACTTCGAATTTATGCCCGAGCTGCACTGGAGCTTCGGCTATCCCGGCGCGATTGTCTTTATGATGCTCGCCGGTCTGGCTCCGTATCTGTACTTTAAGCGTAAAAACTGGCTGTAA
- the xerC gene encoding tyrosine recombinase XerC — protein MTDSPLFAPVERFLRYLGVERQLSPITLLNYRRQLEKLITLAENGGLKSWQQCDAAQVRSLAVRSRRQGLGPASLALRLSALRSFFDWLVSQGELTANPAKGISAPKAPRHLPKNIDVDDVNRLLDIDLNDPLAVRDRAMLEVMYGAGLRLSELVNLDIKHLDLESGEVWVMGKGSKERRLPIGRNAVVWIEHWLDLRGLFGTDDDALFLSKLGKRISARNVQKRFAEWGIKQGLNSHVHPHKLRHSFATHMLESSGDLRGVQELLGHANLSTTQIYTHLDFQHLASVYDAAHPRAKRGK, from the coding sequence ATGACCGACTCACCCCTGTTCGCTCCCGTAGAGCGCTTTTTACGCTATCTCGGCGTCGAGCGTCAGCTAAGTCCGATAACGCTGCTGAACTACCGTCGCCAGCTGGAAAAGCTTATCACGCTGGCGGAAAACGGCGGTCTTAAAAGCTGGCAGCAGTGCGATGCCGCCCAGGTCCGTAGCCTGGCGGTGCGCAGCCGTCGCCAGGGGCTGGGGCCTGCCAGCCTGGCGCTGCGGCTTTCTGCCTTACGCAGCTTTTTTGACTGGCTGGTGAGCCAGGGTGAACTGACGGCCAATCCGGCGAAGGGCATCTCCGCGCCGAAAGCGCCACGCCACTTGCCGAAAAATATCGATGTCGACGATGTTAACCGACTGCTGGATATCGATCTTAACGATCCGCTGGCAGTGCGCGATCGGGCGATGCTGGAGGTGATGTACGGCGCCGGGCTGCGTCTTTCGGAGCTGGTGAATCTCGACATTAAACACCTTGACCTGGAGTCAGGCGAGGTGTGGGTGATGGGCAAAGGCAGCAAAGAACGCCGCCTGCCGATTGGCCGCAACGCGGTTGTGTGGATTGAGCACTGGCTCGACCTGCGCGGCCTGTTCGGTACCGATGACGACGCGCTGTTCTTATCCAAACTGGGCAAGCGAATTTCCGCGCGTAACGTGCAAAAGCGCTTTGCCGAATGGGGCATTAAGCAAGGCCTCAATAGCCATGTACATCCGCATAAGCTGCGCCACTCCTTTGCGACCCATATGCTGGAGTCGAGTGGCGATCTGCGTGGGGTGCAGGAGCTGCTGGGCCATGCCAACCTCTCCACCACTCAAATTTATACCCATCTTGATTTTCAACACCTTGCTTCGGTGTACGATGCGGCGCATCCGCGCGCCAAACGGGGGAAATAA
- the lptM gene encoding LPS translocon maturation chaperone LptM, which yields MKNVFPTLAVLLAVLSLTGCGLKGPLYFPPAEKTASPPTKPVDSGIQSSTPDRNDRGDSGGPTQVNY from the coding sequence ATGAAAAACGTTTTCCCAACGCTTGCCGTTTTATTAGCGGTCCTCAGCCTCACCGGCTGTGGCCTGAAAGGTCCGCTTTATTTCCCGCCAGCGGAAAAAACGGCATCCCCGCCGACCAAACCGGTTGATAGCGGTATCCAGAGCTCTACGCCGGATCGTAACGATCGCGGTGATAGCGGCGGCCCGACCCAGGTAAATTACTAA
- the yigB gene encoding 5-amino-6-(5-phospho-D-ribitylamino)uracil phosphatase YigB, with protein sequence MRFYRPLGQISALTFDLDDTLYDNRPVIDRTLHESLSFVRSYHPSLSQFDASELNQLRQTLLASEPEIYHDVTEWRRRALELGMINAGLSAEQAKTGADEAMANFAHWRSLIDIPQETHDTLAKLAEKWPLVAITNGNAQPELFGLSDYFRFVLRAGPDGRSKPFADMYHLAADRLELPLAQILHVGDDLTTDVAGSIRCGMQACWIKPQGADLMHTTDSRLLPHIEISRLASLTSLI encoded by the coding sequence ATGCGTTTTTACCGACCTCTGGGCCAGATTTCAGCACTGACGTTTGACCTGGACGATACCCTTTATGACAATCGCCCGGTGATTGACCGGACGCTGCATGAGTCGCTGAGCTTTGTGCGCAGCTATCACCCTTCGCTGAGCCAATTTGATGCCAGCGAGCTGAACCAACTGCGCCAGACGCTGCTGGCGTCGGAGCCGGAGATTTATCACGATGTCACCGAGTGGCGGCGTCGCGCGCTAGAGCTGGGGATGATCAACGCTGGGCTTTCTGCGGAGCAGGCGAAGACGGGGGCAGACGAAGCGATGGCTAACTTCGCCCACTGGCGCAGTCTGATCGACATTCCGCAAGAGACGCACGATACGCTGGCTAAACTCGCCGAAAAATGGCCGCTGGTGGCGATTACCAATGGCAATGCTCAGCCGGAGCTCTTTGGCCTGAGCGACTACTTCCGCTTTGTGCTGCGCGCGGGTCCGGACGGGCGCTCTAAGCCCTTTGCCGATATGTACCACCTGGCGGCGGATCGGTTGGAACTGCCGTTAGCGCAAATCCTGCATGTGGGTGACGACCTGACCACCGATGTGGCGGGCTCCATTCGCTGCGGTATGCAGGCCTGCTGGATCAAACCGCAGGGCGCAGACCTGATGCATACCACCGATAGCCGCCTGCTGCCGCACATTGAAATTTCACGGTTGGCATCTCTGACCTCGCTGATATAA
- the uvrD gene encoding DNA helicase II: protein MDVSYLLDSLNDKQREAVAASRTNMLVLAGAGSGKTRVLVHRIAWLLSVENCSPYSIMAVTFTNKAAAEMRHRIGQLMGTTQGGMWVGTFHGLAHRLLRAHHLDANLPQDFQILDSEDQLRLLKRLIKAMNLDEKQWPPRQAMWYINGQKDEGLRPHHIQSYGNPVEQTWQKVYQAYQEACDRAGLVDFAELLLRAHELWLNKPHILQHYRERFTNILVDEFQDTNNIQYAWIRLLAGDTGKVMIVGDDDQSIYGWRGAQVENIQRFLNDFPGAETIRLEQNYRSTSNILSAANALIENNSGRLGKKLWTDGADGEPISLYCAFNDLDEARFVVNRIKTWQENGGQLAQCAILYRSNAQSRVLEEALLQASMPYRIYGGMRFFERQEIKDALSYLRLIANRNDDAAFERVVNTPTRGIGDRTLDVVRQTSRDRQLTLWQACRELLKDKVLAGRAASALQRFMELIDALAQETVDMPLHVQTDRVIKDSGLRTMYEQEKGEKGQTRIENLEELVTATRQFSYNEEDEDLMPLQAFLSHAALEAGEGQADTWQDAVQLMTLHSAKGLEFPQVFIVGVEEGMFPSQMALDEGGRLEEERRLAYVGVTRAMQKLTLTYAETRRLYGKEVYHRPSRFIGELPEACVEEVRLRATVSRPVSHQRMGTPMAENDTGYKLGQRVRHAKFGEGTIVNLEGSGEHSRLQVAFQGQGIKWLVAAYARLETV from the coding sequence ATGGACGTTTCTTACCTGCTCGACAGCCTCAATGATAAACAGCGTGAAGCCGTTGCGGCATCACGTACTAACATGCTGGTTCTGGCTGGAGCGGGCAGCGGTAAGACGCGCGTACTGGTTCATCGCATCGCCTGGCTGCTGAGCGTGGAGAACTGTTCCCCTTACTCCATTATGGCGGTGACCTTTACCAACAAAGCGGCGGCGGAAATGCGCCATCGTATTGGTCAACTGATGGGTACCACCCAGGGCGGTATGTGGGTCGGCACCTTCCACGGGCTGGCGCACCGCCTGCTGCGCGCTCATCACCTTGATGCCAACCTGCCGCAGGATTTCCAGATCCTCGATAGTGAAGACCAGCTGCGTCTGCTGAAGCGCCTGATTAAGGCGATGAATCTTGATGAGAAGCAGTGGCCGCCGCGTCAGGCCATGTGGTACATCAACGGTCAGAAAGACGAAGGGCTGCGCCCGCATCATATTCAAAGCTACGGTAATCCGGTTGAGCAGACCTGGCAGAAGGTTTATCAGGCCTATCAGGAAGCCTGCGATCGTGCCGGGCTGGTAGATTTTGCCGAGCTGTTGCTGCGCGCGCACGAGCTGTGGCTCAACAAACCGCATATTCTCCAGCACTACCGCGAGCGCTTTACCAATATCCTGGTGGACGAATTCCAGGATACCAACAACATTCAGTATGCGTGGATCCGCCTGCTGGCGGGCGATACCGGCAAGGTGATGATCGTCGGCGATGACGACCAGTCCATTTACGGCTGGCGCGGTGCGCAGGTGGAAAACATCCAGCGCTTCCTCAACGACTTCCCGGGCGCTGAAACTATCCGCCTGGAGCAGAACTATCGTTCGACCAGCAATATCCTCAGCGCGGCGAACGCCCTGATTGAGAACAACAGCGGGCGTCTGGGCAAAAAACTGTGGACCGACGGTGCTGATGGCGAGCCGATTTCGCTCTACTGTGCGTTTAACGATCTTGATGAGGCGCGTTTTGTCGTCAACCGCATTAAAACCTGGCAGGAAAACGGTGGTCAGCTGGCGCAGTGCGCGATTTTGTATCGCAGCAACGCCCAGTCGCGCGTGCTGGAAGAGGCGCTGCTGCAGGCCAGCATGCCGTACCGTATTTATGGCGGCATGCGCTTCTTCGAACGCCAGGAGATCAAAGATGCGCTTTCCTACCTCCGACTGATCGCTAACCGCAACGACGACGCGGCGTTTGAGCGCGTGGTGAATACCCCAACGCGCGGTATTGGCGATCGTACGCTGGACGTGGTGCGCCAGACTTCACGCGACCGCCAGCTGACCCTGTGGCAGGCCTGTCGCGAGCTGTTAAAAGATAAAGTTCTTGCCGGTCGCGCCGCCAGCGCCTTACAGCGCTTTATGGAGCTGATTGACGCGCTGGCGCAGGAGACCGTCGATATGCCGCTGCACGTGCAGACCGACCGGGTGATTAAAGACTCCGGCCTGCGCACGATGTACGAGCAGGAGAAGGGCGAGAAAGGCCAGACGCGTATCGAAAACTTAGAGGAACTGGTGACGGCAACGCGCCAGTTTAGCTACAACGAAGAAGATGAAGACCTGATGCCGCTACAGGCGTTCCTTTCCCACGCTGCGCTGGAAGCGGGCGAAGGGCAGGCGGACACCTGGCAGGACGCGGTACAGCTGATGACCCTGCACTCGGCGAAAGGGCTGGAGTTCCCGCAGGTATTTATCGTCGGCGTGGAAGAGGGGATGTTCCCGAGCCAGATGGCGCTCGATGAGGGCGGTCGCCTGGAAGAGGAGCGTCGCCTGGCCTACGTTGGTGTGACTCGTGCGATGCAAAAACTGACTCTGACCTATGCCGAAACCCGACGCCTGTATGGCAAAGAGGTTTATCACCGTCCGTCACGCTTTATCGGCGAGCTGCCGGAAGCGTGTGTGGAAGAGGTGCGTCTGCGCGCAACGGTGAGTCGTCCGGTGAGCCATCAGCGCATGGGGACGCCGATGGCGGAAAACGATACCGGCTATAAGCTGGGCCAGCGCGTGCGCCATGCCAAGTTTGGCGAAGGCACGATCGTAAACCTTGAAGGCAGCGGCGAGCATAGTCGCCTGCAGGTTGCGTTTCAGGGGCAAGGGATCAAGTGGCTGGTTGCCGCTTATGCCCGGCTGGAAACAGTGTAA